A stretch of the bacterium HR17 genome encodes the following:
- the liaR_2 gene encoding Transcriptional regulatory protein LiaR → MESIQALIADDEILVRQSLAQLLNAEPDIEVVGIASDGEQVLHLRRKHLPNAVPMDLKMPQMYGIEATKQIKQEMPSIEVCILAIYDDD, encoded by the coding sequence ATGGAGAGCATTCAGGCACTTATTGCCGATGACGAAATTCTCGTCCGTCAGTCGCTGGCTCAACTTCTTAACGCCGAACCAGACATTGAAGTTGTCGGCATCGCTTCCGATGGCGAGCAAGTTCTTCACCTTCGCCGAAAACATTTGCCCAATGCCGTCCCGATGGACTTGAAGATGCCACAAATGTACGGCATTGAAGCGACAAAGCAAATTAAACAAGAGATGCCCAGCATTGAAGTTTGTATCTTGGCAATTTACGATGATGATTGA